A portion of the Pseudomonas koreensis genome contains these proteins:
- a CDS encoding response regulator transcription factor: MTPVSAGQPRILSIEDDPVLGAYVHEHLGRSGFQVTWCQNGQEGLNIAQHQPFDVVLMDILLPGLDGLQLLTQLRQSHSTPVLLMSALGAEADRISGFRLGADDYLPKPFSMAELHVRIEAILRRVALDRRPPAVTAAVVSGTLRFDDEQCDVFFREQAAGLTRSEFRLLETLHRNHEEVLSKAFLYQHVLQRGFAAHDRSLDMHISQIRRKLKAIGYTEREVRTVWGKGYVLSAADETV; the protein is encoded by the coding sequence ATGACTCCTGTTTCCGCTGGCCAGCCACGCATCCTTTCCATTGAAGACGATCCGGTCCTCGGCGCCTATGTGCACGAGCATCTGGGCCGCAGCGGTTTTCAGGTGACCTGGTGCCAGAACGGCCAGGAAGGTCTCAATATCGCCCAGCACCAGCCTTTCGACGTGGTGCTGATGGACATTCTGCTGCCGGGGCTCGATGGTCTGCAGTTGTTGACGCAATTGCGCCAGAGCCATTCGACGCCAGTGCTGCTGATGTCGGCGCTGGGTGCCGAGGCCGATCGCATCAGCGGTTTTCGCCTCGGTGCCGATGACTATCTGCCCAAGCCGTTCAGCATGGCCGAGTTGCATGTGCGCATCGAAGCGATCCTGCGCCGCGTGGCCCTGGATCGGCGCCCGCCTGCGGTTACCGCTGCGGTGGTCAGCGGCACCCTGCGTTTCGATGACGAACAGTGCGACGTTTTCTTCCGCGAGCAAGCGGCCGGGCTGACCCGCAGCGAATTCCGTCTGCTGGAAACCCTGCACCGCAACCACGAGGAAGTGCTGAGCAAAGCCTTCCTTTATCAGCACGTTCTGCAACGCGGTTTTGCTGCCCACGACCGCAGCCTCGATATGCACATCAGCCAGATCCGCCGCAAACTCAAAGCCATCGGTTACACCGAACGCGAAGTGCGCACGGTGTGGGGCAAGGGCTATGTCTTGAGCGCCGCCGATGAAACTGTCTGA